From Candidatus Omnitrophota bacterium, the proteins below share one genomic window:
- a CDS encoding elongation factor G has protein sequence MGAQNKRNFILLGHAQSGKTTLSESLLYFCKATTRKGAIADGTTVSDYSFDEIERRNSINASLLYCNYKDTRVQIIDTPGYADFLGEVISGIRAVDAAVVVVDALSGVEVGTERAWQLLEEANLPCIIFINKIDKEGVDADKTLVDIKEGLSKKALIIASLDEPDLVETIAESDDKLLEKYLEGTKLTAEELSRGLRQAVIKRNIFPVVSGSALNEKGIEELLNGILAYFPSPVERTRVEVSNPQNPEVKKEVVLKEDSPFSAFVFKSISDPYVGQLSLLRVFSGSLLSNTGFYNVNKRTRERIGQIYLLQGKEQRGVDAASCGDIVAIAKLRETSTSDSLSDEKSQVLFEPVIFPEPAISASVKPKSRQDEEKISGALQKLACEDPTFKVTHDPQTKELIISGLGDQHLSVMIGRLKKRFNVEVELGTPKVSYKETITKSVKVQGKFKRQSGGRGQYGDCWIEVEPMERSKGFEFIDKIFGGAIPRNFIPSVEKGVTQACLEGAVAGYPIVDIRVRLVDGSYHEVDSSDMAFQIAGSMALRKAIMAAGPVLLEPIMDVEVVIPEESLGGITGDINSRRGRIMGMEVKGRSQVLKAQVPLSEMFTYANDLRSITGGRGTYTMRYSHYEEVPHKIASNIINQYQASRKQEQEE, from the coding sequence AGAGGCGAAACTCCATTAATGCCAGCCTCTTATATTGTAATTATAAAGACACCCGGGTTCAGATTATCGATACCCCGGGTTACGCGGATTTTCTTGGAGAGGTCATTTCAGGCATACGCGCGGTAGATGCTGCGGTGGTAGTAGTGGATGCTTTATCCGGGGTGGAAGTAGGCACCGAGCGTGCCTGGCAGCTTTTAGAAGAAGCAAACCTGCCTTGTATCATATTTATCAATAAAATAGATAAAGAAGGCGTAGATGCCGATAAAACCCTGGTAGATATCAAAGAGGGGCTTTCTAAGAAAGCTTTAATTATCGCTTCTTTAGATGAGCCGGATTTAGTAGAGACTATTGCAGAAAGCGACGATAAGCTCCTGGAGAAATATCTTGAAGGCACAAAATTGACCGCAGAAGAATTAAGCCGCGGTTTACGCCAGGCAGTAATCAAGCGCAATATATTTCCCGTAGTTTCAGGTTCAGCCCTAAACGAAAAGGGTATAGAGGAATTATTGAATGGCATCCTCGCCTATTTCCCTTCGCCTGTTGAGAGGACAAGAGTAGAAGTTTCTAACCCGCAGAATCCCGAGGTAAAAAAAGAAGTGGTTCTTAAGGAGGACAGCCCTTTTAGCGCGTTTGTATTCAAGAGCATATCCGATCCCTATGTAGGACAGCTTAGCTTATTGCGTGTTTTTTCCGGGTCTTTATTATCGAATACGGGATTTTACAATGTGAATAAGAGGACAAGGGAGAGGATCGGGCAGATTTATCTTTTACAGGGTAAAGAGCAGCGGGGTGTTGACGCTGCTTCCTGCGGCGATATTGTGGCTATTGCCAAGTTAAGAGAAACATCAACTTCGGATTCTCTCTCCGATGAAAAGAGCCAGGTTTTATTCGAACCCGTTATTTTCCCTGAGCCTGCCATCTCCGCCTCGGTAAAGCCAAAATCCCGCCAGGATGAAGAAAAGATCTCCGGGGCGCTGCAGAAATTGGCCTGTGAAGATCCCACATTTAAGGTGACGCATGACCCGCAGACCAAAGAGCTGATTATTTCCGGCCTGGGCGACCAGCATTTAAGCGTGATGATCGGCCGCCTGAAAAAAAGGTTCAATGTCGAAGTAGAATTAGGCACCCCCAAGGTTTCCTATAAGGAAACCATTACCAAGAGCGTCAAGGTCCAAGGTAAATTCAAGCGCCAGTCCGGCGGGCGCGGCCAATACGGCGACTGCTGGATTGAAGTAGAGCCTATGGAGAGAAGTAAGGGCTTTGAATTTATTGATAAGATTTTCGGCGGGGCGATTCCCCGTAATTTCATCCCTTCGGTAGAAAAAGGCGTAACTCAGGCATGTTTGGAAGGGGCGGTAGCGGGTTATCCGATAGTAGATATACGGGTGCGCCTGGTGGACGGTTCTTACCATGAAGTTGATTCCTCGGATATGGCCTTTCAGATTGCCGGTTCCATGGCCTTAAGAAAAGCAATCATGGCTGCGGGGCCGGTGCTCTTAGAGCCGATTATGGATGTGGAGGTGGTTATCCCCGAAGAATCTTTGGGCGGGATAACCGGAGACATCAACTCCCGGCGCGGACGGATTATGGGTATGGAGGTTAAAGGCAGGAGCCAGGTTTTAAAGGCCCAGGTCCCCTTATCCGAGATGTTCACCTACGCCAATGACCTGCGTTCGATCACCGGCGGAAGAGGCACATATACCATGCGCTATTCGCATTACGAAGAGGTTCCTCATAAGATCGCCTCGAATATTATAAATCAATACCAGGCCAGCAGGAAGCAAGAACAGGAAGAATAA
- a CDS encoding DUF933 domain-containing protein, whose product MKIAVFALPDIPLGKHNVKDSRLDEVDKITKAKKKTYVQVELVGEDAALEADAILVSSDARTDLILKDLEFVETRLSRAEGEPEKILLNKLKSVLEKEGFIFQAGLDNDEKQALSRYSLLTSKPIVVAQKEEPAETGNLLSRALKESGFISFFTTGEKETRAWLIRQGSTAWEASGAIHSDIQKGFIRAEIISFADFIQAGGETQAKQQGKMRLEQKDYLMQDADLVNFRFNK is encoded by the coding sequence ATGAAGATAGCCGTATTTGCACTTCCCGATATCCCACTCGGTAAGCACAATGTCAAGGACAGCCGCCTTGATGAGGTAGATAAAATAACTAAGGCCAAAAAAAAGACCTATGTGCAGGTAGAGCTTGTCGGCGAAGATGCGGCGCTGGAGGCGGATGCGATTTTGGTATCCAGCGATGCGCGCACAGACCTGATTCTAAAAGACCTGGAGTTTGTAGAAACGCGCCTTAGCCGCGCCGAAGGAGAACCGGAAAAAATATTACTAAACAAATTAAAATCCGTTTTAGAAAAAGAAGGATTTATTTTTCAGGCAGGGTTAGATAACGACGAGAAACAGGCATTATCGCGCTATAGCCTGTTGACTAGTAAGCCGATTGTAGTGGCGCAAAAAGAGGAGCCGGCAGAGACAGGCAATTTATTGTCGCGGGCATTGAAAGAAAGCGGCTTTATCAGTTTTTTTACTACCGGGGAGAAAGAGACGCGCGCCTGGCTCATCCGCCAGGGCTCTACTGCCTGGGAGGCCTCAGGGGCAATACATTCTGACATACAGAAAGGTTTTATCCGCGCGGAGATTATAAGTTTTGCTGATTTTATCCAGGCAGGCGGAGAAACGCAGGCCAAGCAGCAGGGAAAAATGCGCCTGGAACAAAAAGATTATCTGATGCAGGATGCGGATCTGGTTAATTTCCGTTTCAATAAATAA